In the Helicobacter typhlonius genome, one interval contains:
- a CDS encoding prephenate dehydrogenase: protein MKVGIVGLGLMGGSMGLALKALGQIQSRHISRILGYDNNPIHAQQALNLGLVDECVELDEIWQCDVIFLSTPLESIVALITSLTPDMIGQKTTIIDVGGAKVEILLHIPSWLRHNFVGAHPMCGTEFFGPKAAFGELYKNGIVILADVEQSGAYQVEIAKDIFIGIGMKILKMSAKEHDKHIALISHMPHIMSYALANATLSQEDPQTILALVGGGFRSMSRLSKSSPLMWKDVFKQNKANVLKAMAHFQEAFDVAREMLENEDWKGLECFMARANTLQKFM, encoded by the coding sequence ATCAAAGTTGGGATTGTGGGTTTGGGCCTTATGGGCGGCTCTATGGGCTTGGCACTCAAGGCTTTGGGGCAGATTCAAAGTCGCCATATTAGCCGAATTTTAGGCTATGATAATAATCCCATTCACGCGCAACAAGCTTTGAATCTTGGGCTTGTTGATGAATGTGTAGAATTAGATGAGATTTGGCAATGTGATGTAATTTTTCTTAGCACACCGCTTGAAAGCATTGTTGCGCTCATTACATCGCTCACGCCCGATATGATAGGGCAAAAAACTACGATTATTGATGTGGGTGGGGCAAAGGTGGAGATTCTCTTACATATCCCATCGTGGCTTCGGCATAATTTTGTTGGCGCACACCCGATGTGCGGGACAGAGTTTTTTGGTCCAAAAGCAGCTTTTGGTGAGTTATATAAAAATGGCATTGTGATTCTTGCTGATGTGGAACAAAGTGGGGCATATCAAGTCGAGATAGCAAAGGATATTTTTATTGGCATTGGTATGAAGATTCTTAAAATGTCTGCAAAGGAGCACGACAAGCATATCGCGCTTATCTCACATATGCCTCATATTATGAGCTATGCTCTCGCAAATGCAACTTTGTCTCAAGAAGACCCTCAAACGATTCTCGCGCTTGTAGGTGGTGGATTTCGCTCAATGAGTAGGCTATCTAAAAGTTCCCCGTTGATGTGGAAAGATGTGTTTAAGCAAAATAAGGCAAATGTGCTTAAGGCTATGGCGCATTTTCAAGAGGCATTTGATGTGGCGCGAGAAATGCTAGAAAATGAGGATTGGAAGGGATTAGAGTGCTTTATGGCAAGGGCGAATACATTGCAAAAATTTATGTAA
- the bamA gene encoding outer membrane protein assembly factor BamA codes for MNRIFICALLCLSALWARNIDEIRYQGLSAISNVLADEIVNIKPGDSLDIAKVDKAVVALYSQGFFEDIYASYEGGVLTFHLTQKPKVASVEIKGYGSEQEKETLYSQIGIKKGDSYDETKLARAKIIIRTILEYQGYYGTVVESEIAKVGDDSAYAITFSVNQGENIVIKNAIYDGREKLKVKELEELSANRQKQFMGWLWGRNNGKLKLADLEYDHARIQDVYMRKGFLDASVSQAFLDANFNDYSANLYYKINEGERYKVTGVRIVLQVPVIEEEELRKILKVKKDTYFNIEEVREDVEKLRQKIANLGYAFARVSPDLDKDSENAEVKVLYLIQVGQKVKINDVLISGNTRTADRIIRRELLLAPGDTYNFTELKESENTLRRLGYFGKVQINERRVSEDSMDLLVNVEETRTGELMFGLGYGSYDKLMINASIRERNLFGTGQSGQLYADWSYRRQLVNLTLSNPRVLDSKYSTSFSVFHSLYWNWDYREQTTGGTITAGKLLTHTLRASLGYTLSTTRVVDFYDTSLEQIYKTYLTIDRPLKSAISPSLYFDNTDDYYFPKNGAIISAYVEYAGLGGDEKYTKFYGKMALYYHLKSLMGIDLIARYKTQAGAMLNHGYVPITSKFYMGGISSVRGYQISSLTPRDPSGRIRVGGNYMMTHSAELSYGILEKAQMRLALFVDYGMIGVDSLSETTRASWGAAIEWISPMGPIVLVFPQPINPQPGDRTSRFEFTMGTRF; via the coding sequence ATGAATAGAATCTTTATATGTGCTCTTTTGTGTCTTAGTGCGCTATGGGCTAGAAATATTGATGAGATACGATATCAGGGCTTGAGTGCCATTTCTAATGTCCTTGCCGATGAGATTGTAAATATCAAGCCCGGAGATAGTCTAGATATTGCTAAGGTCGATAAAGCTGTCGTAGCGTTGTATTCGCAGGGATTTTTTGAGGATATTTATGCGAGTTATGAAGGGGGTGTGCTGACTTTTCACCTTACACAGAAGCCAAAGGTGGCGAGTGTGGAGATAAAAGGATATGGGAGTGAGCAGGAGAAAGAGACGTTATATTCGCAGATTGGCATTAAAAAGGGCGATAGTTATGATGAGACAAAACTTGCGCGTGCAAAGATCATTATCCGCACGATTTTAGAATATCAGGGGTATTATGGGACGGTGGTGGAGAGTGAGATAGCCAAAGTGGGCGATGATAGTGCATATGCGATTACTTTCAGTGTAAATCAGGGGGAAAATATCGTTATCAAAAATGCCATTTATGATGGGCGCGAGAAGCTTAAGGTAAAGGAGCTAGAGGAGTTAAGCGCAAATAGGCAAAAGCAATTTATGGGGTGGCTGTGGGGGCGTAATAATGGTAAGCTCAAACTTGCTGATTTGGAATACGACCACGCAAGGATTCAAGATGTATATATGCGTAAAGGATTTTTAGACGCGAGTGTCTCTCAAGCGTTTTTAGATGCAAACTTTAATGATTATAGCGCGAACTTGTATTATAAAATCAATGAGGGGGAGCGGTATAAGGTTACAGGCGTGAGGATTGTCCTGCAAGTCCCAGTGATTGAAGAAGAAGAGTTACGCAAGATTCTCAAAGTCAAAAAGGATACATATTTTAACATTGAGGAAGTGCGCGAGGATGTAGAAAAACTGCGACAAAAAATCGCAAACTTGGGTTATGCGTTTGCACGGGTTAGCCCGGATTTGGATAAAGATAGTGAAAATGCAGAAGTGAAAGTGTTGTATCTCATACAAGTGGGGCAAAAGGTAAAAATCAATGATGTGCTTATCTCTGGGAACACGCGCACTGCGGATAGAATCATACGGCGTGAGCTACTTTTAGCCCCGGGGGATACCTATAATTTTACCGAACTCAAAGAATCTGAAAACACATTAAGAAGGCTTGGCTATTTTGGCAAGGTGCAGATTAATGAACGGCGCGTGAGTGAAGATTCTATGGATTTGCTTGTGAATGTCGAGGAGACGCGCACGGGCGAGTTGATGTTTGGTTTAGGCTATGGAAGCTACGATAAGCTTATGATAAATGCTTCTATACGAGAGCGGAATCTTTTCGGGACAGGGCAGAGCGGGCAGCTTTATGCGGATTGGAGTTATCGCCGACAATTAGTCAATCTCACATTAAGCAATCCTCGTGTGCTTGATTCTAAATATAGCACTTCTTTTAGTGTATTTCACTCTTTATATTGGAATTGGGATTATAGGGAGCAAACCACCGGTGGCACAATCACCGCTGGAAAGCTCCTCACACATACTTTGAGAGCATCTCTTGGATATACACTCTCTACCACGCGAGTAGTGGATTTTTATGATACAAGCTTGGAGCAAATCTATAAAACTTATCTTACTATCGATAGACCGCTTAAATCTGCCATTAGCCCAAGTCTTTATTTTGACAACACAGATGACTACTATTTTCCTAAAAATGGTGCAATTATCTCGGCATATGTAGAGTATGCAGGGCTTGGTGGAGATGAAAAATATACAAAATTTTATGGCAAAATGGCACTTTATTATCATCTTAAATCACTTATGGGGATTGATTTGATTGCGCGCTATAAAACTCAAGCTGGGGCAATGCTAAACCACGGCTATGTGCCCATCACCTCTAAATTTTATATGGGGGGGATTTCGAGCGTGAGGGGCTATCAAATAAGCTCACTCACGCCACGCGACCCGAGCGGGAGGATTCGTGTTGGTGGGAATTATATGATGACACATTCCGCGGAGCTTAGCTATGGAATCTTAGAGAAAGCACAAATGCGTTTGGCACTTTTTGTGGATTATGGAATGATAGGCGTAGATAGCCTTAGCGAGACTACTCGCGCATCTTGGGGTGCGGCGATAGAATGGATAAGCCCTATGGGTCCTATTGTGCTTGTATTCCCACAACCTATCAATCCACAACCCGGCGATAGAACATCACGCTTTGAATTTACAATGGGAACGAGATTCTAA
- a CDS encoding dehypoxanthine futalosine cyclase, which produces MSETPQTKRVSDEEILYLMKNASLRELGERASAIKARLHPENITTFVVDRNINYTNICWVDCKFCAFKRKVGEDGVYILSFEEIDKKIDELLAIGGTQILFQGGVHPKLKIEWYEELVSHIAQKYPMITIHGFSAIEVNYIAQISKISIPEVLKRLQKAGLSSIPGAGAEILSDRVRDIIAPKKLDTKEWLEVHREAHRIGMKSTATMMFGSVENDEDIVAHWRVLRELQDEFSGFRAFILWSFQPDNTPLQKEMPQIHKASSNRYLRLLACSRIYLDNFKNIQSSWVTQGSYIGQLALLFGANDLGSTMMEENVVSSAGVCNSMNAQEMIALIKDIGSFPAKRNTAYEILERY; this is translated from the coding sequence ATGAGTGAGACACCACAAACAAAGCGCGTAAGCGATGAGGAGATTTTGTATCTAATGAAAAATGCCTCTTTGCGTGAGCTAGGGGAGAGAGCGAGTGCAATAAAGGCGCGGTTGCACCCGGAGAACATTACAACTTTTGTTGTGGATAGAAATATTAATTATACAAATATTTGTTGGGTTGATTGTAAATTTTGTGCCTTTAAACGCAAGGTGGGCGAAGATGGTGTGTATATTTTAAGCTTTGAAGAGATTGATAAAAAGATTGATGAGCTTTTAGCTATTGGTGGCACGCAGATTCTCTTTCAAGGTGGCGTGCATCCAAAGCTTAAAATTGAGTGGTATGAGGAGCTTGTGAGCCATATCGCGCAAAAATATCCTATGATTACCATTCACGGATTTTCGGCTATTGAAGTCAATTACATCGCTCAAATTTCTAAAATCTCAATTCCTGAAGTGCTTAAACGACTACAAAAGGCTGGGCTATCATCAATCCCGGGTGCTGGGGCGGAAATCTTAAGCGATAGGGTTCGGGATATTATCGCACCCAAAAAGCTTGATACAAAAGAATGGCTAGAGGTGCATAGAGAGGCACATAGAATCGGTATGAAAAGCACAGCTACGATGATGTTTGGCAGTGTGGAAAATGATGAAGATATAGTCGCGCATTGGCGTGTTTTGCGTGAATTACAAGATGAATTTAGCGGATTTAGGGCGTTTATTTTGTGGAGCTTTCAGCCAGATAATACGCCTTTGCAAAAAGAAATGCCACAGATTCACAAGGCTTCATCAAATCGATATTTGCGACTTTTAGCGTGCAGTAGAATCTACCTTGATAATTTTAAAAATATCCAAAGCAGCTGGGTTACGCAAGGCTCGTATATCGGGCAACTCGCACTGCTTTTTGGAGCAAATGATTTAGGAAGCACGATGATGGAGGAAAATGTCGTATCAAGCGCAGGTGTGTGTAACTCGATGAACGCGCAGGAGATGATAGCCCTCATCAAAGATATTGGCTCATTCCCTGCTAAGCGCAATACGGCGTATGAAATTTTGGAGCGGTATTGA
- a CDS encoding M16 family metallopeptidase, protein MSKEKEADIQKQGQKSKVSSAVDSIHINGVKVPFIFEGSANLPVGSLQLVFMGGSADSDIPGLASMSAKILNEGTKALGNVGFANELESKAIDLYASAGFQTLSFNISYLKEFEDESLRLFAMLLKDPNLTQSSLNKLKDLTLSKLARDESDFDEVASKNLNKILFKGTPLAIPVIGERESIESMTLKDIEAFLARNLVLNRLIIVAGGDMQEAEIKSKLGTLLESLPKGEAKQRLHFKVSKEIDSIIEKKPTEQAFIYFGAPFDVADKEKNYIAKVMSFILGGSGFGSRIMEEVRVKRGLAYSASLSISVGGIADYASGHLQTKLENKDEAIQVVKEVLNDFITNGATQEELDAAKAFLQGSEPLREERLSQRLNVAFMNYFKGLPLDYHKQELQRINNLSLEELNSYIKSHKEILQMSFSIVE, encoded by the coding sequence ATGAGTAAGGAGAAAGAGGCGGATATACAAAAACAGGGGCAAAAAAGCAAGGTTTCTAGCGCGGTAGATTCTATTCATATTAATGGTGTGAAAGTGCCATTTATTTTTGAAGGAAGCGCAAATTTGCCGGTGGGGAGCTTGCAGCTTGTGTTTATGGGTGGGAGCGCGGATAGCGATATACCCGGACTTGCCTCTATGAGTGCTAAGATTCTAAACGAGGGGACAAAGGCATTAGGAAATGTGGGCTTTGCAAATGAGCTAGAGAGTAAAGCAATCGATTTATACGCAAGTGCTGGATTCCAAACTTTGAGCTTCAATATTTCTTATTTGAAGGAATTTGAGGACGAGAGCCTAAGGCTGTTTGCAATGCTTTTAAAAGACCCAAACCTTACGCAATCAAGCCTTAATAAACTCAAAGATTTGACTTTAAGCAAACTCGCGCGAGATGAAAGCGATTTTGATGAAGTGGCGAGTAAGAATCTTAATAAGATTCTATTCAAAGGCACACCTTTGGCTATCCCTGTGATTGGTGAGAGGGAGAGTATAGAATCTATGACATTAAAGGATATAGAAGCATTTTTGGCGCGCAATCTTGTTTTGAATCGTCTCATTATTGTCGCTGGGGGCGATATGCAAGAAGCAGAGATTAAATCAAAGCTTGGCACACTTTTGGAATCCTTGCCAAAGGGCGAAGCAAAGCAGAGATTGCATTTTAAAGTGTCAAAAGAGATAGATTCTATAATTGAGAAAAAGCCAACAGAACAGGCTTTTATATATTTTGGCGCACCTTTTGATGTGGCGGATAAAGAAAAAAACTATATCGCTAAAGTGATGAGTTTTATACTCGGGGGGAGCGGTTTTGGTTCGCGTATAATGGAGGAAGTGCGTGTAAAAAGAGGACTTGCTTATTCCGCTTCTTTATCTATAAGCGTGGGTGGTATAGCAGATTATGCAAGCGGACATTTACAGACAAAGCTTGAAAACAAAGATGAAGCGATACAAGTTGTCAAAGAAGTGTTGAATGATTTTATCACAAATGGTGCGACACAAGAGGAGCTTGATGCGGCTAAGGCATTTTTGCAAGGCAGTGAGCCGCTACGTGAGGAGAGATTATCCCAAAGACTAAATGTGGCATTTATGAACTATTTTAAAGGGCTACCTTTAGATTATCATAAACAAGAATTGCAACGCATTAATAATTTAAGTCTTGAAGAGCTAAATAGCTACATCAAATCACATAAAGAAATACTACAAATGAGTTTTAGCATAGTAGAGTAG